Genomic window (Ananas comosus cultivar F153 linkage group 1, ASM154086v1, whole genome shotgun sequence):
ACATCATGCTGAAATTAGGATTGTAATCTTAAAGCCTACCTCACCCAAATCCACAAGGAATGGATTCAGCTCACTTTCCCACAGTATGTTTTTAGAAGTTACAATTGTCggaatcgttggcgctaactattaattccaaaagctcgagctgttagaagtacgcaaccaattcacttaaagcgtacagatacagcccTTTATGGCATGCAAGAATCGAACctgtgacctctggctctgataccacttgtcgaaTCTTTGGCGCCAACCATTAATCCCCAAAGCTCaaactgttagaaatacgcaaccaattcacttaaagcgtacaaatacagcgcccacgggtctcgattgtgacttggcccatccggcctcacgccacttcgaacataacTCGATCTACCCAGCTTCACgttatttcgaacatgactcggcccaacatggcctccgACCATAGGGTAGGACCCATTTAAAGCAACGGCAATTAGACAAAATAGAACAGAAACActatgttttcttctttttcttttctcattctATTACCAGTTGAAAATTGTATGTATATCATATAACTGGATTGAGTATACTGAATTGAGTATTATCCAACACTTTTATCTTATTGTGTCAGTAAAACCGAAAACCAAGGAAGTAATCTATACAGACACTATTACATAATTCAACATTTTCATGCTATCAAATGTCTCCTCGCGGAGATCGCGCTGATCGTTCCTTTTGCTTCCATTACCTTCCTCACCAGCAGCTTCCATTTCGTCTCTTCCTTCTTACTTAGATTCTGCATCTTCTCCTTGAAATGCCTGCAGCAAACCCCCGAAAAGAAACGAAAAAATGAAGTTTGATCGAAAATACATGAAGAATTAGCTCTAAGTAGATACTGCTGTAAAATATTTTCATCGAATTAGACTCCTGGTTTGATTTAAAAAGAAACAATAATACTAATCTTAGTACAGTATCTGTTTCGACAGAGCTCGAATAATTTTCGATCTTGGCGCCTTGCTGGTTTCAGCAGCTTCAAATTTTAGTTCCAGATGTTGATCAGAAGGTTTCTGAACATCTCAAAACACGGCAGATTTTGGTCGAAAACCTCAAAATGTTCTGGATTCAATTTGAAACTTTCGAATTACGGCAGAGACTGATTCTGCTGAAACCGCCTAAAAACACTCAAATTGAGCCAAAGTTCTCATCTGACGAATGCTGAACCTGCACAAGGGGACCTTGCACGAGTCCGGCTCGGCGCACATGCGAGAGTGGAGCTCGAGGAGCTGCCACATGCGCTTACAGTTGGCGCAACCGCCCGGGACGCGAGTCCTGCAGCCCGAGAAGTGGCGGACGAGCAGCTCGAGCCCCTTGCAGGCCGGGAAGCCGCACGCGGCCTGGCTGCCCTTGAGCATCTTGTCGCGGGGCCCGATCGTCCTGCACCCGTCTCGGCATATGTGCACCAAGGCCTCCATTGCTTCATGCAGTTGCACGTACACTTTCCTCTCTTCCGCCTTCCTCGCTCTCTCCGCCTTTCTCTGCATTTCCTCCGAAAACGAATTCATAGTCGTAATCGAAACCTCTAGAAATCCGAATGCGATAACACGACGAATTAAGAAAGCTATGAACTCACAGAATCTGTCTCCACAAGGGACTCCAGAAGCTCCTGCTCTAAACTCCGGCTAACTTGCTTCATCACTCTCCACCCTTCCGACGCGGAGACGGTCTTAAAATCTTTAACGATGAGACGAGTACACAGAAGAGAGAGGCGCGGCGCATCGCATTGCCTAGCTAATTGAAGCACGTCGACGACATTATCGGTCGTCAGCAGCGCTTGCTCGAGTTGGCTGACGCAAACCTTTTTGATGCACGGGACTGAAAACGTGTGCGACAGCACGAGCAAGTGAAGAACGTAGCTTTTCATTGCATCCCGATCGAAGCTACATTACCAACACAATGTTTGAAAGTGAATTCATGATCAGAAGATCACACCGAAACAAGCAGTAAGGCGAAAAAGAAGGATCGAAAGCGTACCACGAAGAATAGAGGAATCTGATAAATACTCGCGCAGCTTCTGAAGGCACACCAGGGATTCTGATACATCTGAAACCGCCTTTCGCTCTCGGTTGCTCTAACATGCTTCTTAGAACAGGAGAGTTTATGCCCTGCTGTAAAAGAGTTACTAACATGTGTCTGTAGATACCGCAAAATCAGCGATAAGCAAGATGATCGAAAACGATTACGCAAACACATTTGATGTACTCACAAGAACACTTGAATGGGCCAAGATAACGCCGTCGTCGTCTGTGACGACGCGAACGTCAGCTTCGTATCCGTCGTAGAACAACTTGTCCCACATCCGCCTCGTTTCGTCAGGCGCGAAATTACACCCCTTCAGCTTTTCGGAGAAGCTATTTCTGGCCTGAGAAGCTCCTGGCAGTGGAGGTGGTTCAGGAATGTTGCTGACAGATTGAGTTTGAGTAGAAGTACACGCATTCGGCGTGGCTAAAAACTCGTCAGACACACTCCTCTCGAAGTGTAATGTAAATGAAGAATCAATTGAGTGGGTGTTCGAGAAGAGCTGCGACGAATCGAGATCGAAACATGCCATCAACTCTTGTTACTCTCTACTTCTCCTGCGATTCGGAGTGCGCGAAAGCTTCGAATTAAGTCACTGAATTATATAGGCCATATAGTACTACTGCTTGAGTGCAACATAGAAGagttaaaataatcaaatagatGACAATATGGAACAATAATATGTCCATAGAAGTACAAATGAT
Coding sequences:
- the LOC109707384 gene encoding BTB/POZ and TAZ domain-containing protein 3-like isoform X1, which gives rise to MACFDLDSSQLFSNTHSIDSSFTLHFERSVSDEFLATPNACTSTQTQSVSNIPEPPPLPGASQARNSFSEKLKGCNFAPDETRRMWDKLFYDGYEADVRVVTDDDGVILAHSSVLQGINSPVLRSMLEQPRAKGGFRCIRIPGVPSEAARVFIRFLYSSCFDRDAMKSYVLHLLVLSHTFSVPCIKKVCVSQLEQALLTTDNVVDVLQLARQCDAPRLSLLCTRLIVKDFKTVSASEGWRVMKQVSRSLEQELLESLVETDSRKAERARKAEERKVYVQLHEAMEALVHICRDGCRTIGPRDKMLKGSQAACGFPACKGLELLVRHFSGCRTRVPGGCANCKRMWQLLELHSRMCAEPDSCKVPLCRHFKEKMQNLSKKEETKWKLLVRKVMEAKGTISAISARRHLIA
- the LOC109707384 gene encoding BTB/POZ and TAZ domain-containing protein 3-like isoform X2 produces the protein MACFDLDSSQLFSNTHSIDSSFTLHFERSVSDEFLATPNACTSTQTQSVSNIPEPPPLPGASQARNSFSEKLKGCNFAPDETRRMWDKLFYDGYEADVRVVTDDDGVILAHSSVLGINSPVLRSMLEQPRAKGGFRCIRIPGVPSEAARVFIRFLYSSCFDRDAMKSYVLHLLVLSHTFSVPCIKKVCVSQLEQALLTTDNVVDVLQLARQCDAPRLSLLCTRLIVKDFKTVSASEGWRVMKQVSRSLEQELLESLVETDSRKAERARKAEERKVYVQLHEAMEALVHICRDGCRTIGPRDKMLKGSQAACGFPACKGLELLVRHFSGCRTRVPGGCANCKRMWQLLELHSRMCAEPDSCKVPLCRHFKEKMQNLSKKEETKWKLLVRKVMEAKGTISAISARRHLIA
- the LOC109707384 gene encoding BTB/POZ and TAZ domain-containing protein 3-like isoform X3 yields the protein MACFDLDSSQLFSNTHSIDSSFTLHFERSVSDEFLATPNACTSTQTQSVSNIPEPPPLPGASQARNSFSEKLKGCNFAPDETRRMWDKLFYDGYEADVRVVTDDDGVILAHSSVLQGINSPVLRSMLEQPRAKGGFRCIRIPGVPSEAARVFIRFLYSSCFDRDAMKSYVLHLLVLSHTFSVPCIKKVCVSQLEQALLTTDNVVDVLQLARQCDAPRLSLLCTRLIVKDFKTVSASEGWRVMKQVSRSLEQELLESLVETDSRKAERARKAEERKVYVQLHEAMEALVHICRDGCRTIGPRDKMLKGSQAACGFPACKGLELLVRHFSGCRTRVPGGCANCISRRRCRI